From the genome of Pseudomonas bubulae:
GACAGCACTTCTGCCCACTTGTAGCTGTAGTAACCCGCGGCGTAACCGCCGGCGAAAATATGCGCAAAGCTGTTCGGGAAGCGATTGTAGGCAGGCGGACGCATCACCGAAACTTCGTCGCGGATGCCGTCAAGCACCTGCGCAACGCTGCGACCGTCACCGTGGGTGGCGTGCAGTTCGAAGTCAAACAACGAGAACTCCAGCTGACGAATCATCATCAGCCCGGACTGGAAGTTCTTGGCTGCGAGCATTTTATCCAGCAGGTCTTTTGGCAGTGCTTCGCCGGTTTCGTAGTGGCTGGAAATCAGCGCCAGGCCTTCAGGTTCCCAGCACCAGTTCTCCATGAACTGGCTCGGCAGCTCGACCGCATCCCAGGCTACGCCGTTGATGCCCGACACACCCGCGTGTTCGATCTCGGTCAGCATATGGTGCAAGCCGTGGCCGAATTCGTGGAACAGGGTGGTCACTTCGTCGTGGGTCAGCAGTGCAGGCTTGCCCGCAACGGCTGGAGTGAAGTTGCACACCAGGTTGGCCACCGGGCTTTGCAGCTTGCCGGCTGCGGTGCGGCGACGGTCGCGAGCACCGTCCATCCAGGCACCGCCACGCTTGTTGGCGCGGGCATAGAGGTCGAAGAAGAAGCGCCCGACGTGCTGGCCGTTTTCCTTGATTTCGAACAGGCGAACATCCGGGTGCCAGGTATCGAAACCTTTGATTTCGGCAATTTCGATGCCGTACAGGCGCTGGACAATGGCGAACAGCCCGCCCAGTACCTTGTCGATCGGGAAGTAGGCGCGCAGGGCTTCTTGCGACACGCTGTAGCGCTGCTCACGCAGTTTTTCGCCAAAGAAGCCGGTGTCCCAGCTTTTCAGCTCAGGGGTACCTTGCTCGCTGGCGTAGGCTTGCAGTTGCTCAAGGTCGCGGGCAGCGAACGGCTTGCTGCGCTTGGCCAGGTCACGCAGGAAGGTCAGCACCTGATCCGGTGTCTCGGCCATTTTGGTGGCCAGGCTCAGTTCGGCGAAGCTGGCAAAACCCAGCAGCTTGGCCAGCTCCTGGCGCAGGTCGAGAATTTCTTCCATCACCGGGCCGTTGTCGAACTTGCCGGCATTCGGGCCCTGGTCCGAGGCGCGGGTGCAGTAAGCCGCGTAGACTTCTTCGCGCAGGGCGCGGTCTTCGGCGTAGGTCATCACCGGGAAGTAGCTGGGGAACTCGAGGCTGATCAGCCAGCCGTCCAGGCCCTTGGCCTGTGCGGCAGCCGCCATTTGCGCCTTGGCCGAGTCGGTCAGGCCCGCCAGTGCTGTTTCGTCGGTGATGTGCTTGGTCCAGGCCTGGGTGGCGTCCAGCAACTGGTTGGAGAACTTGCTGCCCAACTCGGAAAGCTTGCTTTGTACCTCGGCGTAACGCTTTTGCTCGGCCTCCGGCAGGTCGATACCCGACAGGCGGAAGTCGCGCAGCGAATGCTCAAGAATGGTTTTCTGGGCCTGGTCGAAGTCGCCGACTTGCGGGCTGTGGGCCAGGGCTTCAAAGGCCTGGAACAGTTCGCGGTTCTGGCCCATCTCGGTGGAGTAAGCGCTCAATGCCGGCAGGCAGGCCTCATAGGCTTCACGCAGCTCTGCGCTGTTGCACACCGCGTTAAGGTGGCTGACCGGGCTCCAGGCCGCGCCCAGCCGGTCGTTCAACTCATCCATCGCCAATACCAGGCCTGCCCATGTCGGGTTCTGGCCCTGATCCTTGAGGATGGCTTTAATGCCGGCACGGTTGTCGGCGAGGATCTGCTCGATGGCCGGCTGTACGTGCTCAGGACGGATCGCCGAGAACGGCGGCAGGTCATAGGGCTGCAATAGAGGGTTGTTCTCGCTCACGTTTGGCACCTTGGCTGGAAGAAACATTGGCTCATCTTAATTACAATCGACGCTGACCGCAGCATTGCAACGCCCTATTACGGCTAAAGAAGGAAGCTATTTGTGTCCATTCGTCCATTCCAGCAGCACACACCGACCTTGGGCGAGCGTGCCTTTGTCGATCGCTCGGCGGTGGTGATCGGTGACGTCGAAATCGGCGCCGACAGTTCCATCTGGCCACTGACCGTGATTCGCGGCGATATGCACCGCATCCGCATCGGTGCGCGCACCAGCGTGCAGGACGGTTGCGTACTCCACATCACCCACGCCGGGCCCTTCAACCCTGAAGGCTTCCCGCTGCTGATCGGTGATGACGTGACCATCGCCCACAAAGTCATGTTGCACGGCTGTAACGTGGGCAGCCGCATCCTGATCGGCATGGGTAGCATCGTGATGGACGGCGCCGTGATTGAAGACGACGTGATCGTCGGTGCGGGCAGTCTGGTGCCGCCGGGCAAACGCCTGGCCAGCGGCTTTCTGTATGTGGGCAGCCCGGTGAAGCAAGTGCGCGAATTGACCGAAAAAGAAAAGGCCTTCTTTACCTACAGTGCCGGCAATTACGTCAAGCTCAAGGACCAGCACTTGGCCGAAGGCTACGACCAGCCCGTTTAAGCCCCCCTTTTTGGAGCCCTGCATGCATTACCAGAACGTATTGTTCGACCTCGATGGCACCCTGACCGACCCACGGGAAGGGATCACCCGCTCAATCCAGTTCGGTTTGAGCAAACTGGGCATTGATGAGCCAGACCTGAGCAAACTCGAGCACTTTATCGGCCCGCCGCTGCTGCAACAGTTCATGGCCAGTTATGGCTTCGACGAGGCGAAGGCGTGGGAAGCGATGGGCTTTTACCGCGAGCGTTTTGCCGTGACCGGGCTGTACGAAAATGAAGTGTTCGAGGGTGTCACTCCCTTGCTGGAAGAGCTGGTTGCACAGGGCCGCCAACTGTTTATCGCTACCTCAAAGCCGCATATCTATGCCCGCGAAATTGCCCGCCACTTTGATTTCGCCAGGCACTTCAAGGTGATCTACGGTAGCGAGCTGGACGGTACCCGCACCAACAAGGTTGAGCTGATTGCCCATCTGGTCAACGAACAAGGACTGGACCCGGCGCAAACCCTGATGATCGGTGATCGCAAGCACGACCTGATCGGTGCCCGCGACAACGGCATGGACGCAGCGGCGGTGGGCTATGGCTTTGGCAGCTTTGAAGAGCTGAACTCGTTTGCACCCAAGTACCACTTCGAAACCCTGGCGCAGTTGCATCAGGCGTTCAAGCGCTGACCTGCCCTTGTGGGAGCGGGCTTGCCCGCGATGGCCACGACGCGGTGACTCTTTCACCCTGCGGTGGCCCAATCGCGAGCAAGCCCGCTCCCACAATGCGCTAACCGGCGCGCAGCGCCATCTCTCGACGCAAATCCTCGCGCCAGCCCAGCAAAAACCCCAGTTCCACCACCACGAACAGCGGTCCCACGATCAGCCCGGTGACGTCATCGATAAACGCCGGCTTGCGCCCCTCGTAGTAATGCCCGACAAACTGGAACACCCAGCCCACCACAAACAGTCCAATGCCCCAGCCCAGCCAGGCAGCGGTGCCCAACCCCGCCAGCGCGTGCCCCAGCCACACCGTCAAAGCCAGCAGCAGCGTCATCAACAACCCCAGGCGCAACTCAAGGCGCAGGTAAAACACGGCACTGGCCAGCATCACCAGCACTGCCGGTGAAATACCCATCCATTGCGGGCGCGACAGCAGGGTTGCAACGGCAATCACGATCAGCGGGATGCCCACGAAATGCGTGGCGATATTGTGCGGGTCGCGGTGATAGGCAGCATATTGGCTCAAATGGTCGACCAGGCTTTTCATGGTGCACAACCCTCAAGTTTTTATTTTTAGTTATAAACAAATAGCTTCTTATTCCTTAGCGAATCTAAAAACCGTCCCTATACTGACTTGGTAACACACATACCGCTGGAGGCGCACACCCATGGGCAACGATTCGATTCGCTATTTGATAGTGCCGGGCTGGCAAGGTTCGTCCGACGATCATTGGCAAACCCACTGGCAAAACAGCTTGCCGAACAGTGCTCGGGTGGAGCAGGCCGACTGGCTGACGCCCCGCCGCGAAGACTGGATCGCCGCCCTGGCCGAAGCCATTGCTGCCGACAGCACCCCCGTGATCCTGATCGCCCACAGCCTGGGTTGCATTACCGTAGCCCATTGGGCCGAGCGTGCGCCAGAAAGCCTGTTAAACCAAGTGCGCGGCGCGTTGCTGGTGGCCCCGGCAGACGTCGAGCGCCCGGCCTGTGCGCCGGCCTTGCGCAACTTTGCCCCGATCCCGACCCGGTCGTTGCCTTTTCCAAGCCACATCGTCAGCTCGGATAACGATGGTGCTGTCAGCGCGCCACGGGCTATGGAATTTGCCCGTCAATGGGGCGCCGAGATCGGCATCATCAGCGGCGCCGGGCATATCAACGTTAAATCCGGACACCAGCGCTGGGAGCAAGGCTTCGCCTTTTTATACCGCCTGCAAACCCGTATCGAGCACGGCGCCCTGCGTCGCGCGTGAATTCCTGTAACGCCCGCGCCCACCCTCCGGCGGCGGGCGGGAGCCTGCCATGAGCCTGCATGAAACCTTCGGTCAGCCGCTGCTGACCTTTCCTGACGCGGAAAAAAGCCCGCTGAGCATTCGCGCCAAAGCGCTGGTGTTTGTCGACCCCCGCTCGCGCCAATTACGCAACGATCTGGAGCTGCTCGCGCCGCGCGCCTTGCCCGTGCTGATTCGTGGTGAAACCGGCAGCGGCAAAGAGCTGCTCGCTCGACATATCCACCGCGCCAGTGACCGCACCGGCCTGTTTGTGTCAGTCAATTGCGGTGCCATCAGCCCCACTTACGCTGACGCCGAGCTGTTTGGCTATGCCGCCGGAACACACAGCAGTTCGGCCAGCAGCCGCGCCGGGTGGTTTGGTTCGGCCAATGGCGGGACTCTTTATCTGGACGAAATCGGCGACTTGCCATGGGCAATCCAGACCAAGCTGCTGGCGGCCCTGGAAACCCACGAAGTTACCCGTGTGGGCGCCCATCAACCGAGCCCGGTGGACGTGCGCCTGGTGGCGGCCACCAGTATCGATCTGGCGCAGGCGGTGGCTGCCGGAAAATTCCACGAGCGGCTGTATCACTACCTCAGCGAAGGGCGGCTGGACTTGCCCGCGTTGCGCGAGCGGCCGGGAGACATCCTTTCGCTGGCCGAATATTTCCTGGGCATTTACAGCCAGCGCCTGAACCTGCCCGTGCCGTTTATCAGCGACAGAGCCCAGCGGGTACTTGAGCGCCACAGCTGGCCGGGCAATACCCGTGAGCTGGAAAACGTGATTCATTTTGCTTTGCTGGTGAGCACGGGCGAGGAGATCCAGCCCGAGCACTTGAACCTGCCTGACGCCCTGAGCCAGATCGAGCTGTTTATAAAAGGCGCCACGGCGCAGGAGTTGGCGGCGATCAGGCAGTTGTTGCCTTGACCCTGTGGGAGCGGGCTTGCCCGCGATGGCAGCGACGCGGTGTATCTGTCACACCACGGCGTTCCTATCGCGGGCAAGCCCGCTCCCAAAAAAACTCAAGTGAACAAAATGGCATAAGAAGCTGAATAAATATTATTGTTCTGGAATAAAGAAACTCGGTATTGTCCGCTTCGTCTTCCAGGAAAACCGTCATACGAACGGTCACACACATAAGGGTATCGCATGAAAAAGGTTCTGTTGTTTACCGCATTGGCGGCTGCTTTGACTGCAGGCCTGGCACAGGCTGGCGAAAAACTGGTGGTTGCCGCTACGCCGGTGCCTCACGCCGAAATCCTTGAGCTGATCAAACCAACCCTCGCCAAAGAAGGCGTGGATCTGGAAATCAAAGTGTTCACCGACTACGTGCAACCTAACGTGCAAGTGGCCGAAAAACACCTGGACGCCAACTACTTCCAGACCCTTCCATACCTGGAAAGCTTCAATAAAGGCAAAGGCACCAACCTGACCACCGTGATCGGTGTTCACGTTGAACCCTTCGGTGGCTACTCGAAGAAAGTCAAAAACCTGTCCGAGCTTAAAGACGGCGCAACCATCGCTATCCCTAACGAAGGCAGCAACAGCGGCCGTGCCCTGATTCTGCTGCAAAAGGCCGGTCTGATCGAACTCAAAGACCCGACCAACGCTGTGTCGACCCCGAAGGACATCGCCAAGAACCCGCACAACTTCAAGTTCAAGGAACTTGAGTCCGCACTGCTGCCACGGGTGCTGGACCAGGTTGACCTGGACATGATCAACACCAACTACGCGCTGGAAGCAGGCCTGAACCCGGCCACTGACGCGCTGATCATCGAAGGTGCTGATTCGCCATACGTGAACTTCCTGGTTGCCCGCCCTGACAACAAGGACAGCGTCGCAATCCAGAAGCTGGCCAAGGCCCTGACCAGCCCTGAAGTAAAAGCCTTTATTGCTGAAAAATACAAAGGTGCGGTACTGCCAGCGTTCTGATTACACGCCAGGCTACTGAAAACGCCGACGGCTTTTATAGCGTCGGCGTTTTTATTTGTCGGGCCAATACCAGGCGGGCTGGTCCAGCATGCGTTGGCCGACCACTTCTGTCTGGCCAAGGTTTTTTTCCAGCACGATGCAGTTGCACTCAGGGTCTTGTTGCAGGGCGGCGATCAGACGCCGGGCATGGGATACCACCCACACCTGCGAGTGCTGCGAAGCACTGATGATCAGCCGCGCCAGCGCGGGCAACAAATCGGGGTGCAAGCTGGTTTCCGGTTCGTTGAGCACCATCATGCTCGGCGGACGCGGGGTCAGCAAAGCCGCAACCAGCAGCAGATAGCGCAAGGTACCGTCCGAGAGCTCGGCGGCAGACAACGGGCGCAGCAGCCCCTCTTGATAAAACTCGATATAAAAATGCCCGCCGGGCACACATTCGATTTCCAGCCGTGCGCCAGGGAATGCATCGCTGATCGCGGCATGCAAGGCTTCAGGGTTGCCGACCTCAAGGATTGTTTGCAACGCAGCGGCCAGATCACGGCCATCATGATGCAGCACCGGCGTGCGCGTGCCCAGTTGTGGTTGGCGCACAGGCGCGTCGGGGTCAGTGCGAAAGTGATCGTAAAAACGCCAGCCACGGATGGACTCGCGCAACTGCAACACTTCAGGGGATGCCTGCAAGCTGCCGACCTGATCGAACAGACTGTCGAAAAGCGGCGTGTGCTGTGCCAACACCTGCCAGTTGCGGCCGTCACGGGCGCGGATCATGGGGCCTTTACGTTCAACCAGCTCGCTGGCCGGGCGGTAAAAAGGCCCTGCCCAGAGGCTCTCATGCTTGATCTGCGGGTCGAGGTTGAACTGCGTGCGTCCGGGTATCGGCAAGCCCAGGGCGATGGCGTAGCTGAAGTCTTCTCCGGCAAAACCAAGGCGCAGGCGCTTGGCTTCCTGGCGCACGCTGGCGTTGACATCAACCTCGCCCAGCTTCATGCGGCGGGAGATCACCTCAGGCCCGGCCCAGAACGTCGAGCTCAGGCCGCCTTCACGGGCCAGGGCATTGACCACACCCCCCTGGGCGGTTTCGGCCAACAAGCGCAGGGCGCGATAAAGGTTGGATTTGCCACTGCCATTGGGGCCGGTGATCAGATTCAGCCGGGCCAGGGGCACCACCAACTGATTGATGGAACGGTAGTTGGCCACGGCCAGGGTGGTGAGCATGGGGTGACCTCATTTCGTGAAACTGATAGGCGGTAATAGAGTCCCACAGACGCTGAACACTGTTCTACGCTATCAACCGTATCCGCATGTTAAACGGCATCACGCAAAGGAGCTTGCATGGCTGGTCCACTGAACACGGGCATTTTGGGCTTGAGCCTGTTGGCGCTTCTCACCGCGTGCGGCAAGGAGGGCCCCAAAGAGCCTCTGTCCCCCCGGGTGTATGTGCAACAGGTGAGTACCCGTGAGTTCGCCCCACCGATCCAGCTCAGCGGTGATATTCAGGCCCGGGTCGAAACCCAGCTGTCATTCCGGGTGGGTGGCAAGATTATCGAGCGCAAGGTGGATGTAGGTGACCATATCCAGGCCCATCAGGTGCTGGCCCGTCTCGACCCCAAAGACCTGAAGATCCAGGTCGAGACCGCCCAGGCCAGCGTTAACGCGCAACAGGCGCAAGTGGTGCAAACCCGCGCAGCGTTTGTGCGTCAGCAAAAGCTGCTGCCAAAGGGCTACACCAGCCAAAGCGAATACGATGCTGCCAATGCCGCCCAACTGAGCGCCAAAAGTGCCCTGGCAGCGGCCCAGGCGCAATTGGCCAACGCCCGCGAACAACTGAGTTACAGCAACCTGGAGGCCGAGGCACCGGGCATCATCACCGCGCGCCAGGCCGAAGTGGGCCAGGTGGTACAGGCCACCATGCCGATTTTTACCCTGGCTCGCGATGGCGCACGGGATGCCGTGTTCAACGTGTATGAATCGCTGTTTATCGAACCGCCCAAAGACCCCACGGTACAGGTCACGCTGCTGAGCGATCCGACAATCAAGGTCAACGGCCAGATCCGTGAAATCACTCCCACGGTTGCGGCACAAAGCGGTACGTTGCAGATCAAGGTGCAGCTCGACGCCTTGCCCAAGGGCATGGACCTGGGCTCGATTGTCAGTGTCAACCTGACCCCGCCGCCCAGCGCCAGCATTGAACTGCCATGGTCGGCCCTGACCAAGGACATCAGCGAGCCCGCCGTATGGATCGCCGACGAGCAAAGCAATGTACGCCTGCAACGGGTCAAGGTCGGGCGCTACCTGACCGGCAGCGTGATTGTCAGCGAAGGCCTCAAGGATGGAGAAAAAGTCGTGTTTGCAGGGGGGCAGTTGTTACACCCGGGCATGAAAGTTGAAATCGTCCCCGCACCGGCCGAAGGGGTGCAGCTATGAGGCGTTTATGGATGATGCCGCTGGCTGCTGCAATGCTGATGGGCTGCTCGGAGAAACAGCCGCCGGAACCCGTTCGCCCGGCGCTGTATGTGATTGCCCGGCCCGAACTGGTCCAGGATCTGGGCCGCTTTGCTGGGAGTATCGAAGCTCGTTATGAAAGCACCCTGGGCTTTCGTGTTCCGGGGCGCATCGTGCGCCGTTATTACGATGTAGGTGCGGTGGTGAAACAGGGTGACATTCTGGCCAACCTCGACCCCACCGATCAGCAAAACCAGCTGCGTGCGGCCCAGGGTGATCTGGCCAAGGTACAGGCACAATTGATCAACGCCAGGGCCAATGCCCGTCGTCAGCAAGAGCTGTTCGACCGT
Proteins encoded in this window:
- the prlC gene encoding oligopeptidase A — translated: MSENNPLLQPYDLPPFSAIRPEHVQPAIEQILADNRAGIKAILKDQGQNPTWAGLVLAMDELNDRLGAAWSPVSHLNAVCNSAELREAYEACLPALSAYSTEMGQNRELFQAFEALAHSPQVGDFDQAQKTILEHSLRDFRLSGIDLPEAEQKRYAEVQSKLSELGSKFSNQLLDATQAWTKHITDETALAGLTDSAKAQMAAAAQAKGLDGWLISLEFPSYFPVMTYAEDRALREEVYAAYCTRASDQGPNAGKFDNGPVMEEILDLRQELAKLLGFASFAELSLATKMAETPDQVLTFLRDLAKRSKPFAARDLEQLQAYASEQGTPELKSWDTGFFGEKLREQRYSVSQEALRAYFPIDKVLGGLFAIVQRLYGIEIAEIKGFDTWHPDVRLFEIKENGQHVGRFFFDLYARANKRGGAWMDGARDRRRTAAGKLQSPVANLVCNFTPAVAGKPALLTHDEVTTLFHEFGHGLHHMLTEIEHAGVSGINGVAWDAVELPSQFMENWCWEPEGLALISSHYETGEALPKDLLDKMLAAKNFQSGLMMIRQLEFSLFDFELHATHGDGRSVAQVLDGIRDEVSVMRPPAYNRFPNSFAHIFAGGYAAGYYSYKWAEVLSADAFSRFEEEGVFNPHTGKAFRQAILARGGSKAPMELFKDFRGREPSIDALLRHSGLTEDSAA
- a CDS encoding gamma carbonic anhydrase family protein — its product is MSIRPFQQHTPTLGERAFVDRSAVVIGDVEIGADSSIWPLTVIRGDMHRIRIGARTSVQDGCVLHITHAGPFNPEGFPLLIGDDVTIAHKVMLHGCNVGSRILIGMGSIVMDGAVIEDDVIVGAGSLVPPGKRLASGFLYVGSPVKQVRELTEKEKAFFTYSAGNYVKLKDQHLAEGYDQPV
- a CDS encoding HAD family hydrolase — encoded protein: MHYQNVLFDLDGTLTDPREGITRSIQFGLSKLGIDEPDLSKLEHFIGPPLLQQFMASYGFDEAKAWEAMGFYRERFAVTGLYENEVFEGVTPLLEELVAQGRQLFIATSKPHIYAREIARHFDFARHFKVIYGSELDGTRTNKVELIAHLVNEQGLDPAQTLMIGDRKHDLIGARDNGMDAAAVGYGFGSFEELNSFAPKYHFETLAQLHQAFKR
- a CDS encoding DUF962 domain-containing protein is translated as MKSLVDHLSQYAAYHRDPHNIATHFVGIPLIVIAVATLLSRPQWMGISPAVLVMLASAVFYLRLELRLGLLMTLLLALTVWLGHALAGLGTAAWLGWGIGLFVVGWVFQFVGHYYEGRKPAFIDDVTGLIVGPLFVVVELGFLLGWREDLRREMALRAG
- a CDS encoding alpha/beta hydrolase; amino-acid sequence: MGNDSIRYLIVPGWQGSSDDHWQTHWQNSLPNSARVEQADWLTPRREDWIAALAEAIAADSTPVILIAHSLGCITVAHWAERAPESLLNQVRGALLVAPADVERPACAPALRNFAPIPTRSLPFPSHIVSSDNDGAVSAPRAMEFARQWGAEIGIISGAGHINVKSGHQRWEQGFAFLYRLQTRIEHGALRRA
- a CDS encoding sigma 54-interacting transcriptional regulator — its product is MSLHETFGQPLLTFPDAEKSPLSIRAKALVFVDPRSRQLRNDLELLAPRALPVLIRGETGSGKELLARHIHRASDRTGLFVSVNCGAISPTYADAELFGYAAGTHSSSASSRAGWFGSANGGTLYLDEIGDLPWAIQTKLLAALETHEVTRVGAHQPSPVDVRLVAATSIDLAQAVAAGKFHERLYHYLSEGRLDLPALRERPGDILSLAEYFLGIYSQRLNLPVPFISDRAQRVLERHSWPGNTRELENVIHFALLVSTGEEIQPEHLNLPDALSQIELFIKGATAQELAAIRQLLP
- a CDS encoding MetQ/NlpA family ABC transporter substrate-binding protein, which codes for MKKVLLFTALAAALTAGLAQAGEKLVVAATPVPHAEILELIKPTLAKEGVDLEIKVFTDYVQPNVQVAEKHLDANYFQTLPYLESFNKGKGTNLTTVIGVHVEPFGGYSKKVKNLSELKDGATIAIPNEGSNSGRALILLQKAGLIELKDPTNAVSTPKDIAKNPHNFKFKELESALLPRVLDQVDLDMINTNYALEAGLNPATDALIIEGADSPYVNFLVARPDNKDSVAIQKLAKALTSPEVKAFIAEKYKGAVLPAF
- a CDS encoding AAA family ATPase, whose translation is MLTTLAVANYRSINQLVVPLARLNLITGPNGSGKSNLYRALRLLAETAQGGVVNALAREGGLSSTFWAGPEVISRRMKLGEVDVNASVRQEAKRLRLGFAGEDFSYAIALGLPIPGRTQFNLDPQIKHESLWAGPFYRPASELVERKGPMIRARDGRNWQVLAQHTPLFDSLFDQVGSLQASPEVLQLRESIRGWRFYDHFRTDPDAPVRQPQLGTRTPVLHHDGRDLAAALQTILEVGNPEALHAAISDAFPGARLEIECVPGGHFYIEFYQEGLLRPLSAAELSDGTLRYLLLVAALLTPRPPSMMVLNEPETSLHPDLLPALARLIISASQHSQVWVVSHARRLIAALQQDPECNCIVLEKNLGQTEVVGQRMLDQPAWYWPDK
- a CDS encoding efflux RND transporter periplasmic adaptor subunit — its product is MAGPLNTGILGLSLLALLTACGKEGPKEPLSPRVYVQQVSTREFAPPIQLSGDIQARVETQLSFRVGGKIIERKVDVGDHIQAHQVLARLDPKDLKIQVETAQASVNAQQAQVVQTRAAFVRQQKLLPKGYTSQSEYDAANAAQLSAKSALAAAQAQLANAREQLSYSNLEAEAPGIITARQAEVGQVVQATMPIFTLARDGARDAVFNVYESLFIEPPKDPTVQVTLLSDPTIKVNGQIREITPTVAAQSGTLQIKVQLDALPKGMDLGSIVSVNLTPPPSASIELPWSALTKDISEPAVWIADEQSNVRLQRVKVGRYLTGSVIVSEGLKDGEKVVFAGGQLLHPGMKVEIVPAPAEGVQL